A genomic stretch from Arthrobacter sp. KBS0702 includes:
- a CDS encoding GNAT family N-acetyltransferase, with product MPALTAPAKRLHAAWLASHAEWGPGLHEDGFGLLPEDDVESPAGFEAWLERLAADSARCTYRWITEGELVLGGIALRHEGNNSVDRAGHIGYGIRPSARGRGLGTWALGQMVEEARRDGMDRVLLVCAVGNFASAATIERQGGVRERCRNSGADKVWRYWISLGQPAEGD from the coding sequence ATGCCTGCCCTGACTGCTCCCGCGAAACGCCTGCATGCGGCCTGGCTGGCGTCTCATGCCGAGTGGGGGCCAGGCCTCCACGAGGATGGCTTCGGGCTGCTGCCGGAAGACGACGTCGAGTCTCCGGCCGGTTTCGAGGCGTGGCTGGAACGGCTGGCCGCGGACTCGGCCCGTTGCACTTACCGCTGGATCACCGAGGGCGAATTAGTGCTCGGCGGGATTGCGCTGCGGCACGAAGGCAACAACTCCGTGGACCGGGCCGGGCACATCGGCTACGGAATCCGGCCCTCCGCGCGGGGCCGCGGCCTGGGAACCTGGGCGCTTGGACAGATGGTCGAGGAGGCGCGTCGCGACGGGATGGACCGCGTGCTGCTGGTCTGCGCGGTTGGCAACTTCGCCTCGGCGGCAACCATCGAGCGCCAGGGCGGAGTGCGCGAGAGGTGCCGCAACTCCGGGGCCGACAAGGTTTGGCGGTACTGGATCAGCCTCGGACAGCCCGCCGAAGGGGACTAA
- a CDS encoding class I SAM-dependent methyltransferase → MHNQGQRLADVRSAYDTVAEDYAAALPDSSFEAPLDMAMIDDFCARLLASPGRKVIDAGCGAGRLSAYVSDAGLEVTGVDLSPGMVRTAQRSHPGLAFDVGELRDLPAAGATADGILAWYSIIHSSPSELQPVAREFWRVLRPGGVALISFQAGSGHRTLERAYGHDVELRAELHSPDGVALQFTEQGFVLEAQLVRAARATEKHPQAMLLVLKPAAATGAPSAR, encoded by the coding sequence GTGCATAACCAAGGACAACGGCTGGCCGACGTCAGATCCGCCTATGACACGGTCGCCGAGGACTATGCGGCGGCGCTTCCGGACAGCAGCTTCGAGGCCCCTCTTGATATGGCCATGATCGACGACTTCTGCGCCCGGCTTCTTGCCTCCCCCGGACGCAAGGTGATCGACGCCGGCTGCGGTGCCGGGCGTCTGAGCGCCTACGTCAGCGACGCCGGGCTGGAGGTCACGGGAGTAGATCTCTCACCGGGGATGGTCCGGACGGCGCAGCGGAGCCACCCCGGGCTCGCCTTCGACGTCGGCGAGCTGAGGGATCTCCCGGCAGCAGGCGCAACCGCGGACGGCATCCTTGCCTGGTACTCGATCATCCACTCTTCCCCGTCCGAGCTACAGCCCGTCGCTCGCGAGTTCTGGCGGGTGCTCAGGCCCGGCGGCGTGGCCCTCATTTCCTTCCAGGCCGGCAGCGGACACCGCACCCTCGAGCGCGCCTACGGGCACGACGTCGAACTGCGGGCGGAACTGCATTCCCCCGACGGCGTCGCGCTCCAATTCACGGAGCAAGGCTTCGTGCTCGAGGCTCAACTTGTCCGGGCCGCACGGGCGACTGAAAAACACCCCCAGGCAATGCTTCTGGTGCTCAAACCGGCCGCGGCCACGGGAGCGCCGTCGGCCCGTTAG
- a CDS encoding GNAT family N-acetyltransferase: MNPSTLLAAYDQQLRTDAETPSAVAVERLGPLRLVTFAGGRGFVTYQDLAGASAGTIAGWVAQTAAFYRADPDIVRVEWKTRGHDRAPGLHEALLENGFEPDETESVMIGAASALDVDVALPPGVSLRRVTEESDIRAMSAMQDEVFGSPVSDGNVEAILRRMANADGMELWVAEHQGVVVSAGRLEPVPDTDFAGIWGGATREEWRGRGIYRALTAARARAAMSLGKKLIHSDSTEYSRPILERHGLVRVSTTTPYRWRR; the protein is encoded by the coding sequence ATGAATCCTTCGACGCTCCTTGCGGCCTACGACCAGCAGCTCCGGACCGATGCCGAGACCCCCAGTGCGGTCGCCGTCGAACGGCTGGGCCCCCTGCGGCTAGTGACCTTCGCCGGCGGCCGCGGATTCGTGACCTATCAGGACCTGGCCGGAGCCAGCGCAGGAACGATCGCGGGGTGGGTGGCGCAGACCGCGGCGTTCTACCGCGCGGACCCGGACATCGTGCGGGTTGAATGGAAGACCCGTGGCCACGATCGTGCGCCCGGGCTCCACGAGGCACTGCTGGAGAACGGTTTTGAGCCGGACGAGACCGAGTCGGTCATGATCGGGGCCGCCAGCGCGCTCGACGTCGACGTGGCCCTGCCGCCCGGAGTGAGCCTGCGGCGCGTGACGGAGGAATCCGACATCCGGGCCATGAGCGCCATGCAGGACGAAGTCTTCGGCAGTCCCGTCTCGGACGGAAACGTCGAAGCGATTCTCCGCCGGATGGCCAACGCCGACGGGATGGAATTGTGGGTGGCGGAACATCAAGGGGTGGTGGTCAGTGCAGGGCGCCTTGAGCCGGTGCCGGACACGGACTTCGCGGGTATCTGGGGCGGAGCAACGCGCGAAGAGTGGCGGGGCCGGGGGATTTACCGCGCGCTGACCGCGGCCCGGGCGCGCGCGGCGATGTCGCTGGGCAAGAAGCTCATCCACAGCGACTCCACCGAATATTCACGGCCGATTCTGGAGCGCCACGGTCTGGTCCGGGTGTCCACAACCACCCCGTACCGCTGGCGGCGCTAG
- a CDS encoding HNH endonuclease signature motif containing protein, whose protein sequence is MGIGAALIARPAGRPGGDVRGVAHNLAGVLGRLQDLCATAVADSSLMDFGEASGFAGQVEEISRAVEYLQLVAAGAVDRTRKEAAAAGSARVLDDGYRKTGEFLRDRLQISAAEAHRRLSLAGDVLPRTGMTGQPLPPVREELAAAVAAGAVPSRSATIIAQALGRVRGVCDPETAARMEHAVTRTAAEHDPDFLARIARRWLDAIDQDGAEPSEELLRQLQGAFIRKPRHGLQHLEIFATTEQFEHLLTVMNTATNPRTAAAGAGGAEGESGGSDTAAAESAGTEADGAAGTDAGGFVPNQLDRRSRPQKLLDGLVGGCKAALASGGLPAAGGLRPQVMVTIDYRDLLDRLGSDGDMEAGGPGRTANNCPDASGQIPGTGPFGLTGTGTMAFTGPVTAATIRKIACDADIIPLLLGSQGRILDIGRTSRIFPPHIRKALTARDQGCAFPACTIPAPWCEAHHITYWAYGGTTSTDNGTLLCSHHHHLIHKEQWTIQPRNGIPWFIPPPHLDPHQTPRRNHYFRT, encoded by the coding sequence ATGGGAATCGGTGCAGCTCTCATCGCTCGTCCGGCCGGAAGGCCGGGCGGTGATGTGCGCGGCGTAGCCCATAATCTTGCCGGGGTCCTTGGCCGACTTCAGGACCTGTGCGCGACTGCGGTCGCGGACTCGTCACTGATGGACTTTGGCGAGGCGTCCGGGTTCGCGGGCCAAGTCGAGGAAATCTCCCGGGCCGTGGAGTACCTGCAACTGGTTGCCGCCGGGGCCGTGGACCGCACCCGCAAGGAAGCCGCCGCTGCCGGCAGTGCCCGGGTGCTCGATGACGGCTACCGCAAGACCGGGGAGTTCCTCCGGGACCGGTTGCAGATCAGTGCCGCGGAGGCGCACCGGCGCCTGTCCCTGGCCGGGGACGTGCTGCCCCGCACCGGGATGACGGGCCAGCCCCTCCCGCCCGTGCGCGAGGAACTCGCCGCGGCCGTGGCCGCCGGGGCCGTGCCATCCCGGTCCGCGACGATCATCGCCCAGGCGCTGGGCCGGGTCCGGGGCGTCTGCGACCCGGAGACGGCCGCCCGGATGGAGCACGCCGTGACCCGCACCGCGGCCGAGCACGACCCGGACTTCCTGGCCCGGATCGCGAGGCGCTGGCTGGACGCGATCGACCAGGACGGCGCCGAACCCTCCGAGGAGCTCCTCCGCCAGCTCCAGGGAGCCTTCATCCGCAAACCCCGCCACGGCCTGCAGCACCTGGAAATCTTCGCCACCACCGAACAGTTCGAACACCTCCTCACCGTGATGAACACCGCCACCAACCCCCGCACCGCGGCGGCCGGAGCCGGCGGGGCCGAGGGCGAATCGGGCGGCAGCGACACCGCCGCGGCCGAAAGTGCGGGCACGGAGGCGGACGGCGCGGCCGGCACGGACGCCGGCGGGTTCGTACCGAACCAGCTGGACCGGCGGTCCCGGCCGCAGAAACTCCTCGACGGCCTCGTCGGCGGCTGCAAAGCCGCCCTCGCCTCCGGAGGATTGCCCGCCGCGGGAGGACTCCGGCCCCAGGTCATGGTCACCATCGACTACCGCGACCTCCTCGACCGGCTCGGCAGCGACGGGGACATGGAGGCCGGCGGCCCCGGCCGGACCGCCAACAACTGCCCCGACGCGTCCGGACAAATCCCGGGCACCGGCCCGTTCGGGCTCACTGGCACGGGGACAATGGCGTTCACCGGACCCGTCACAGCCGCGACCATCCGCAAAATCGCCTGCGACGCCGACATCATCCCCCTCCTCCTCGGATCCCAAGGCCGAATCCTGGACATCGGCCGCACCAGCCGCATCTTCCCGCCGCATATCCGCAAAGCCCTCACCGCCCGCGACCAGGGCTGCGCCTTCCCCGCCTGCACCATCCCCGCGCCCTGGTGCGAAGCCCACCACATCACCTACTGGGCCTACGGCGGCACCACCAGCACAGACAACGGAACACTCCTTTGTTCCCACCATCACCACCTGATCCACAAAGAACAATGGACCATCCAGCCCCGCAACGGCATCCCCTGGTTCATCCCGCCACCCCATCTCGACCCACACCAGACACCGAGACGAAACCACTATTTCAGAACCTGA